Proteins encoded in a region of the Campylobacter geochelonis genome:
- a CDS encoding ankyrin repeat domain-containing protein, giving the protein MAFDFARNDEVSELSAMLEHGLNVNLQNQKGDSLLMLATYNGSFECAKLLVKFGAMVDLKNDRGQTPLAGVCFKGNMQMVKLLVESGANIDENNGLGATPYTFAVMFGHKEIAKYLLENSKKKSLMKRISVGILSFFRRK; this is encoded by the coding sequence ATGGCGTTTGACTTTGCTAGAAATGATGAAGTAAGCGAACTTAGCGCGATGTTAGAGCATGGATTAAACGTGAATTTACAAAACCAAAAAGGCGATTCGCTTTTGATGCTTGCAACTTATAATGGTAGTTTTGAGTGTGCAAAACTGCTCGTAAAGTTTGGCGCTATGGTTGATCTTAAAAATGATCGTGGGCAAACTCCACTTGCTGGGGTTTGTTTTAAAGGAAATATGCAGATGGTAAAACTGCTTGTTGAAAGTGGCGCAAACATCGATGAAAACAACGGTTTAGGCGCTACACCATATACCTTTGCTGTGATGTTTGGTCACAAAGAGATAGCAAAATATCTGCTTGAAAATAGCAAGAAAAAAAGCTTGATGAAGCGAATTTCGGTTGGAATTTTATCGTTTTTTAGGCGAAAATAG